ACCCCCGTcggctccttccctccctctccgCTGAAAGGCGCGCCTTGCATTTCAAGCAGCCCCGGCGCTGCAGGAGCCGGTTGTTCGGGACCCCGAGGCTGCGGCGCCGCCGTCAGCACCATGGACAGATCGAGTCCGCTTCCCGCtgccccctcctgctgctgtgcctgctgcccccTCCCACCGCCCCTGCCCGCCGCCCGCTGCTCGccctcccctgcccacagctcctcGAGGCTTTGCGCTTGGCGGTGCCACCGGGGGGCTGCCGGCAGTATTCCCCTCCGTGTCCCCACGCCGCTCACACGTACTGaccaggaggggacagagggagcaAATcggaaaaaaaacccaaaacaaacttACTATCCCCGAACGCACAAAATGCACGGTCCTTTTGGCAGTTTAAGTCCGTGACTAGCAATGGCTGGCTGGTAGGGGTGGGGGTCAGAAAAAAGGGCACCGTGGAATATAAAGCTAGCAGCTTTGAATTTGTTGCCAGGCACAGATGTAAGGGGAAAGAGAAGTAACACTGGTTACCAAATTACCCCACCAATTCCAGGTTGGCTAGGAAGACTataaagagaagggaagaggggaGGAGACAATGAGCAATATTTCTTTCGCATCACATTTCCTTCAGATCATAATATGCTTTATACAATCTGTAACGATTCATAACAGAAAGCGACATTGCAGAGTCTTTCCAAATTCACCTCTTCTTGAAacacagcatttatttattagaTTGTTTGTCTGCAGTCCCCCTCACTTGACCATCATGATTCACTACGTTGCACAGTTTTAAAGTGAGCGATAGGAAGGATGAGAAGGAAGTAAAGACAGAGACTTAAAGAATTACTGACGCCTTGGACAACGTCTATCAGCACTAGCTTTTATACATAGCAGTGGTAAACTGAAATGGGTAGATCCTGTTTGTTGAAAGACTGAGATACAAATATGAAGGTTAATTCTAGAAAGTGTCTGCTGGGACTGAGAAACAGAAGGTGAATTGATTTTGGTCTGATTATGCAAGCAGAGGTTCTCAGAATCTAAGTAACTAAGTCGGGTAAACCCTTTGGAAAGGACATTTGATGAGTGATTGTAACACTCACTCAGAAGGGTACTCAGAGGTACCTGTGCCAACAGCTGCTTCAGCTGGCTGTGGAACATTTAACAATTTACAGGACTACAAAATACAGTAAATCAGTctgatttttccccctcttctaAAGTGGTCTTGTACAAAATCCCTCAGTGAGTCTGATAAAATTCTGCATTCTGCCCAAGGGTATTCGGACCTAATTATGTGAAACTTCACCAGCTTGTGGGAGCAAGCTGGGGGATCTATAGCATTTCCCATGAGCAGAATTGAGAGTGTAAAGAGGGTGGATTGCGcataagagaggaaaaacataCCTGAGTGTGAGAAAAAACAGAGGAGATAATGTGTGGGAAACTCCGGNNNNNNNNNNNNNNNNNNNNNNNNNNNNNNNNNNNNNNNNNNNNNNNNNNNNNNNNNNNNGGGAATTATAAGAGTGggaataagaaaagaaaacagttaatttaaaaagaggCGTATGGGggataaaaacataaaaaagacaACACAAGAAGGAGAGAATAAATGATTAGTAGGTAGCAACAtgttatgcatttattttacagcaaaattcACAGAGTTTCCCCGAAATGTCACGGCCACTGAAGGGCAGAACGTGGAGATGTCTTGTGCTTTCCAAAGTGGCTCTACTTCGGTGTACCTTGAAATCCAGTGGTGGTTTCTGCGGGCAGCTGAGGACCaagaggctggagctgaggtgACAGGCACTCAGGTACTGATCCTCTGCCATGGGGACCCAAAACCATCCGGAGAATGCTGCAGAAAGGAtggggagaaaagaggagaaggaaagaagggaagagcagagggaaggctCTGAATCTTCCTAGGGATTTAATTTTGACTATAAAATAATAGAGCAGGAACCTGAAGACAAAAATGCCCACCTCAGGGGATAGTGCCTTTGGTTCCTGACACTTCATGTTGCAGCTAGGGCTGTTCACAAAATCACACAGATTTTCCAAAGTCTATTTCCCCACATGCCTgcctatctatctatctatctatctatctatctatctatctatctatctatctatctatctatctatctatctatctatttattgTTGCTTTTCCCTATTTCATTTTCCCTTGGAAAGCAGATGTTCCAAGATAGCTCCTTGTGGGAATTTTCTATTTCCCATGTGACGAGATCCTACACGTGCCTTTCAATGTCCAGCTAGTGCAGTCGAGTTGGCAGCCCTAACTCCGTATGCAGCTGCCACAGGAGGGCACACACAGAAGGGGGAGGGGGAGACAGGGGGGAACCAATGCCCCTAAAGAAGTAAAACCCCAAAATCAGTCAACAGGGTGATTTCATCCTTCTGAGCGGAACAGGAAGGGCCATGTCCACTCACTGCCATCCAGGGATGCTCGTCCCTATGGCCGATGGTATCTCCTTACCGGGCTCGGCAAAAGACTCCCAATTCCAGGCGGGAGGGTGGAGGGTCTGCTGGTAGGTGCCCCTCGGCCGCCCGTGACGGCTGTGCCCGGCTATGCCCGTCTGTTcgccagctgtgcccagctgttcCCCGGCTGTGCCCGGCTGTGGCCGGCTGTTCCCCACCTGTGCCCGGTTGTGCCCGGCTGTTCCCGGCGCGGCCCGTAGGGGGCAGGCGCGGCGCGCGGCTGCGCGGGCTCCGCGgcgggagcgggagcggggccggggccggggccggggccgggagcggggccggggccggggccggagACCCACGGCGGCGCTACTTTCCCTGCAGGTGGAGCTCCTGCCCGAGCGGGACCTGGACAGCGACGGCACAAAGATCAGCGTAAGTGTCGCCGCAGGGCGTGGGCAGTCCCCGCCGGCCGAGGGTCCCTTCTCCAGTCAGGGCCCACCCCGCCTCTGAGCTTCGAGTCTGGTTCTGCCTGGCATCTCCTCCCTATCCGCGCTGCAGACTGCGGGTGCTGGCAGCCCGCAGTTCAGCGGTTGGACTCGATcgtcttaaaggtcttttccagcctaaatagttgattctataattctgtgactACTTCCTTGCCGGCCCTGGCAGAAAATGTCAGGACAGCCTTTCCCCATGTAGCCCCCCCACACCCATGGACATGGAGGCATCGACCATCCCGGCCGAGGCAAAGTCCATTGGCAGACCCTGTTTGTACCCTGTACCCTGTGCAGCCTGCGCCCAtccttgcatttcttttctgggTAACTGCTGAGTCTAACTTAGCACACCAATGTTGGTTTTAAGGCTGAAATTCGCCCGTGAAGCTGCACTTCCCATTAGTAGGGTGTGCAACTGCTTAAATGGGTGTTTTCTCAGGTCCATACCCGCTGGCAGAAAGCAAGCTCAGAAAGTCTTTGGACAAAAAATCCCCACTGGGAGCAATCAACTTCTGGCCACCGAGACTCTGTTTTACGAAAGTGAGATTCTAACACCAGAGTTACCAATCTGCTGCTTGGAGATTAAGCCAGAATCTTATCTCAACAGATTTATAAAGCAGCGTTGCTCCATTTCCCCTCCAGCTGTTCCCTACAGGGAGAGGATGTCTTCCACAGCCGACTCGTGTCCTGAGTCAGGCACAGCCAAAAGGCTGCTTCTGATCTCAGGATAGGTCAGATCCTCCTCCCTCAGGATCCCAAGAAATGTGTGGTGGTGGGATGATGTGTGGGTGCTCACTGCAGTGGAAAGACACAGACACTTAGCAGATACTGCAGCATGAATGTTCCCTTTGAGCCCAGAGGggttttccctttctctgaCACGATCGCTTTGGAAGTGCTTTTTAGCTGCAGACAAGACTTTAAGTACTAGCAAAGCttaaaacagcaacaaataaAGGGGAATAATTTCTGACAAATCCTTTACTCTGCTGTTTTTTGATGCCTACAAATAACAAACCAAATAATTGCAACAGGTCAAAGTGCACCTAAGTATAGCTGAAGAGTCTAAATGAGAACTCAGGTGTGCTGTGTTCAGTACAATACATATTCTAGCCATACTTATatttcctgtgctgcttctcacCATTGACTAGAAACAATTTATGACATAGACCATATCTTCAGTTGCATTTGTAGACTGTCTTAGAAATGAGGCTCACATGTGGTCCTTGGATACTATTCCACTAAACATAGGGCTAGCAGATAATTCGTTCCTTTTCAATAATGGCTCATTTGAAATCCCTGAAATAATCCATAAGAACTGAGACACAATATAGACTGTAAAGCTTATCTGATCTTTGAAGTTACAAATCTCCTTCATTAAGTATAATAATAATTCATGAGAAGGTATTTACAGTGCTCCTATAAGTTTgcataaaacatttatatttgtaataaaaatagtCAACATTATGTAGAAGTCTACTTTTTGCAAAtgtagccttttttttttttgaaggcaTATACAGATCCATTAGTACTAATGTAAATCATCATCATGAAGAGAAAACTAAAGtacatttaataaatattttaagaaatggtCGATGTGTGCTGAAATACACCATTTCTATCTGTTCTAAATGATAAAGCAGCATGAACTGAAAACATGCATATGTGTTGCCTGCAACGATTTCTAAATTTCAAATGCGAAAGTCGAAAACAATTCCGTTTCTCACCAGGGCTATGCAGCACTGTTAACTTTGTGGCTATTATGTAGGAAGAAATGAAGGCACAATATGACCTACCAATCTTCTTTCCATTCATATGAATCTTCTTTAATCATTTTTCTGGACATGAATTGTTCAGTAAAGGTGTATTATTATTGAATATGATCTGAATAACTATCCAGCACTTTCTGTGCAATTAATATTGCATATGTTATGCCTGTAATATGTAAATGTATGCAATCCAtactttcatgtttttcatgtaTAAATTCAGAGCTGGGTACAACACAACAGGCTATAAAGTCCATCCAGTACCTTAAAGCAATGACAAATTTTCAAGTATTACTCTACAATTTATCAAGAAGGCCGAATAGGTGCCTTGCCAATACTGGTTACTACAGTAGGCCAAGCTATCAGGAGCATACAAAAATGTATGTCTAGCTTCAATCTAGCAGTCCTCCAGTTTTTGTGATCTACCATGTATTCATCATCTTGATGTGTCCTTATTGGCTGTCATTGATACAACACAAAGCAACCTTTGCATTCAGGTTATGTAATGGTGGAAGTAAACTAGGTTCAGAAGTTCTTCAAAGTTGAAGATTTATATCCCACTGAATACCTTTTAACTGGCTTCCTGTGAGGCAACAGATACTAATTCAGATAGAGAGTAataggaaattaattaaatataaattctcTAAAGCAATGAACATACGGAAAGGAATCTGTGTTAAGTTTTCTCAAAGCATATTAATACATATCACACatttctggattttaatttACTCGTATGCTTtaattatctgaaataaaaatatgctgcCCTCAgatattagaaataattaaaaataaatcaggagtCTTTTTTTAACTGACAACTCTTAAAACAGTTCTGAATATGTGCTTCTAACAAGTACACAGATAAATAAGACAAAAGAAACAACCTGACATAATATGCCTTGTTatcattaacagaaaaaattacCAAATGTTTAGACACACTTGAAGGAGGAAAACTGAATGTAAAATATAGTTTCAATGTAGTGAAGAGTACAAGCTAATCTAATAAATAGGTATTAACATAGTTTAAATCTTGGCGAGTATCTCCAGCAAAATTGTTAATATACTAGTTCAGAAACTGAATTATTCAATAAAGTCAACTAACTGGAAAGTTTTAACCAATGAAGTGCACAGATACTAGGTTTACATAAGAAAGCTCATTAAGAATGTTCATGATCTTAAGCAATTAATTGGAATGAATATggtagtttggggtttttttcttgaggcTAATTAGATTTCAGAGCAAACCATCTAAGCAGATTTGGAAAGAAGACATCCTCATAGATACAATTAGCCATACTCATCCTTGATGTTACTTCCCTGCAGTAAGCACAATCACACCATTGAGTAAATTGGTTCTATGTCCATaaagtttttcctaataaagaatttatgttttttcttttttcttttgtttgttttctttttgtttgcttgtttgtttgtttggtttgtgttttttttttttcacctggaAAATTTGCAGACAGTGAAAGTACAAGGGAATGACATCTCCCACAAGCTGCAGATTTCGAAAGTGAGGAAAAAGGATGAAGGCTTGTATGAGTGCAGGGTGACCGATGCCAACTATGGAGACCTTCAGGAATACAAGGCCCAGGCATTTCTCAAAGTCAATGCTAATAGCCACTCTCGGCGAATGCAAGCCTTTGAGGCATCCCCAATGTGGTTGCAAGACATGAAACCTCGTAAAAACATCTCAGCAGCTGTCCCAAGTAGCATCCATAATTCTGCCAATCAGCGTGTAcgtgccacctccagccctgaagcagcagccaaaatccccaaacaaagTCCACAATCAGGTATGGTAAAGCATTTTGAGCTTTCATTTGATTGCTTACCAGCATGTAAAAGGAGGCTAAACCATAAGGTAACCAGGAATTGTGACTAGGAAGAATATGGTGCTCATTTGTTCCTCCTTCTCTCTGGTTCTATTCTTCCTGCTATCTCTTTACTTCATAAAAtctgaagaataaatttttgagcagaagaagcaaaaaactTTAAACTTCTATACTTGAATTTTATCTCTACCAGTTTTACCCACCTAAAGCTAGGTCTCAAATCAAAGCTTAGTTTTCCCTGTAGTGCGTATGGAGAGACAGGGGCATGTAAGCAAATGACTCATCTCATTTTAAGATGTCTGTGCatgataaattaaataaaacactcatccagatgtgttttcttcctAAGTTATTTTACACCAGTCACCTTATATCTTCAAcatttgttaaattaatttacttttgctGTCAATACTATTTTCATAGGGAACTTGACTTCTAAATCTAAACAGAACTTTGATATGCCTGATAGTTTCTCTGTTGTGTAGGCTTTAGAAAGACCATGGGTGTGTCACAGAATGTGTGTTTGTCATCTTCAGATGCTTGATCATTGGCTTTGAATCAAGGGTTAAAATGGCAGTTCCTCCATTGTCTGTCATgtagaaattaacattttatacattttgtTGGCGGGATTTTGTTCAGCACTGCATACATAACCTATAAACAATATCAGTCTTCATTTTCTACATTGATACTGTAAAATTCACAGTTATGCAAAGGTACATGAATATACAGGAAGTGCAGTTCTATATGAAGGCAATAGAGAAATGGACAAGATAAAAATGGAGATAttgtaaattattaaatatcctctggaaaacaaacagcaagtTTAAGGGTTTCTGAGTTATTTCTATTTATACCAAGGGCCAATGTAAGGCACAAAATCACAACCTACTAATGGAAGCTAATTAACTCTGATGCATCATTTTTCTGCTAGTATGTTGTTAAATCAAAAACTGTGAATACAACAAATTCCATTGCACACCTATTGTGAAATCACTTCAAAATTACAGTCAAGAAAACTTAGAAAGACTTTTTTAtaaggaaaatgcatttccttaCAGATTGGAACAATAtgattattaatataaaaatttttattgctgttaaaAAAGGTGATGTGTATACTATCATTATTTTAACTCTGTatacactttttaaaacttatataaattacattcagttttctttccctgaaatgAAGCTGCtactttcatttttaagctcttccaaaaatacttaagctgttaaaagaaaatacatatttaactTGATTTAAAACCACCATTTTACAATGGCTTTCCTATCAGGTAAAGGTATATAGTTCTTATTTTCCCTTGGAAACATACATTTCCCCATAAAGGGAAAACTCTGCTTTCTATTCCATCCtacatgaaattaattttaaaaatccaaagttAGGAAATATGTAGCAGCAGACTATACTGCATTGCAGCTGAAGTGTGCACAAAACAGCTAATCCACTCAATCATTTTGTATATATAATTTACTCTATAGTATTGCTTATGTCCTTAGTCTAAGCTTATATCCTTATGTCCTTAGTCTGATTacttgactttttttatttgagaCCTTATAGGTTATTACATTAAAAgatctctgttaaaaaaatctctaattTTTTAGTTGAGCAAAGATTAATGTGGATCAAGTACAGACAAtcctaatgaaaaataatttaaaaattgaacaaATAAAACATAGTTTAGtttttttagataattttttatgacaaaacacagacaaataCTGCATTCATCAGAGGTGCAGCTTatattctgaagaaataaaagtgtatCAGGAATCACTTGTATGcttaatttgaatttaatgGTCACTTGTACACAAATAATTGGTGACATTTTTGACATCAGATTTTAAACATCAGTTCAACTGTTGAGAACCTTTTGAAAAGgttgaaaagcttttcttttctttacttgAAAATATCTTGGCCTGGCTCTTCCAGCTGTGGTGAGATTACAGTTGTTCTACAGTAATAGAAATACCCACAGAAGCATAAGGAAATGGGGAGTTTTAACTTTATCTAACTTGGGAGAGCAGCTTCAGCTGAGGGATATGTCAGTCATGAGACctcaaagaaagcagaaatgaagtGTCATAGAagttaataatatttttatgatacAGAATCAACACAACCTGCTTACTTTATCAAACGAGAAAGTCTTCCCCTCTTTAACATCATGCTAACCATATTTATGCATGCTCAAGACTGCTGTGTGATTATATTATATGTAAGCAATGTATCCATCCAGCCTAGAACTTAGAAACACGTTTGTGTGATACAAATGTATCATAATTAAGTACATATTTGTACTTGAAAGACGTACAGGTTGTGATGTTTGTTCATGTTGAGTAAAACATTGACTTCAGCACTACTGCTTGAAGAGAAAAGTACTATTAACCACAGGTAATTTTATCAAATATTCTCCAGTATAGAGAGCTGGTATGTAGTTTTTGGCAAACAATAAATTTGACTGCTATGCTCACAGATTATTGTGAAATACATTTACAACAATGGGAAACCTGACACTGTggaattattttgaattctcTATTCAGCTACTGCTGAAGAACTCAGCtaataatatatgaaaaattGACTATCAATATTTTGTCcccaaaatttaattttaaaaggtagaTAACACTCTGCTCAACTCCTTTTATCCTGAAGTACACTGcagaattttgtttatttcttaaCAGTATATATATTACTATGAAGCTCTATAAAAGCACTTTACAGTCACTACCATTTTAAAACATCAGCACTTCCCAACTGAAAGATATTTCTGCTATTCTCTTACTTTGCTCAAAAGTAAGAATATCTGTGATAACTGTCATGGAACTATATAGCCACAGCTGACAAATTAAAGTGCTACAAAGCCCATTCAGTATTTTGCACTGCTCTGAAAAGCATTATGtgagtgtgaaaaaaaaataaatttattactGTAAGCATAATGTAGATTCAATACAGGAAGAAATAGCTAATGAGAACATCTCCCACAGAGAGTATTCATATAATATAGTAAGAAGCACTAAATGACTGTCTCAAAGTCAAAAAGTCAGGGAAGCAGAAGTCAAAGCCAACATAGCTTGACCCTTTCATTTCATAATTATGAGCTGCAGCAAATGAAGTAACCCATCACAGCTTAATAGGAATGAACAGTAATTTGACAGAGTAATCCGTATACATCCAAAAAATGGCCTATGCAGGAGGAatgagatgcattttttttctcttaataattCATAACAACCTATCTTTTTCCAAAGGTAAAAGTACAGAGTTATGAGAAAGCTTTGCAATTCTAAGGAATTAAATGAGGTCCAAGAGCTAAAATGAGTTCAGGTGAAAGGAATCCAAATAATCTCCAAGCTGCAGCAAATGTCATTGTTTCATGGATACAAATCTAAAGTAACTCTACTGCCTGCATTCAAATCACTCAACATTTATAGCAACAAAACCAGCTGAAGAATTTGTTGTGCTGAGAACGAGTATATCCCCCAAGCTCTTCCTGTTCTGCCAATGCTCTGTTAAAGCACTCAAAGCCATTAGTTGCTTTTCAGACTCAAGAAGATCAGTCTCAGAGAATTATAAATGAAGGAGTGACAATTAGGTCAATTTTCTGCCTGCTTATATACAGACTCTGCACATTTCTAGCaacttttcattctttcatgaAGTAACAAATTCATCTATTCAGCTATCTACATGCCAAAACTTCTGTGATGATTGCAGAGTTCCAACAAGTGACTTGAAAAGGAACTCAAAGGAGAAGGTGGTACTTACCTAGGCAGAATGACCTGGATTCCTGACATCATAAACCACACTGAGAAGCTTATCATCAGGCATGAATGCAAAACAAAGAGgataaaaatttttctttcagtctgttCATACTGATAAACTGAGAACATTACTTCCTGTCTCCATTTTTGTCTACAGAATCAGGAAACTTTTATCATCAACCTATTTTAAGCACAAATTTTATGTCCAGTTTGGAATCTTTTAGGATATATACCAGTTTccatgttttttaattatttttatttttttactataaaAAAACCtctattcttttattatttttattctatttatgtTCCATCTCCTCTCAAAGCAAAGACACAAAATATCTGCTCTAGCTTCCACCAGGTGGAGGCCACAAGGTGACAGCCACCATTACTGCTTTCTTCCCTAAAAGAATCTTTGGCTTTCATAGTTACTGTTTTGGAAACTGAGTGCCCATAAGGTTGGGAGGCACCAACCATTACTGTGATTGTGGCATAGAAAAAAGTCAAGTCCTTTGGACTTCCTGAAAGCAAAAGCCCAGTaatggttttgttcttgttcGGAACATTATTCAGCTGTTCTAAGAAATACTTGCAAAAACACTATTCCAATTTACAGCTGTATAGACTGCAACctctttttttacttgaaatacACACTTTGATCCCCTCTTCGTGAAAAGATGCTGCTCTACTTATTTTAGCTTCTCAAAATAATGGAATCAATTCAAACCGTATTAGTTGATGTAGCCCTAATAACTAGTTAGCTCTTGACCTTGAAACTGTAAACATCTTTTGAGAAATGCTAATATGCTCTGAATAAATTCATTGACAAAGCATCTTTACAGTAGCTAACCCACCACTCTGTTTTCTTAAGACCAGGATTTCCAATGCAAAATCAACTAAATAATGCcttatgtttctttttaaaaacccacatACTAATTTCTTATATGTGTGTACTTACTGAGAGAACAGAATGCATACAAGTACTTAAAATCCTGTTCCTAGTGCTTAGTTCACCTCGACCCAGAAACAAACTCTTCTTGTTGTATCTGCAATTCTAACTCCTGTCACAAGCACATTAACTACTTTTTGTAACCATCCCTCATTGCCATTGCCAATCACCATTACTATACCACGGCCAATCTCTATTCATTCTATCCCTCTTATAAAAACAGGTTTGAGAATTAAGAGGAGAAAGCAATCACCAGCCACTActtgttcctttttcttgttaTACAAGTTTGAGCAGTTGTGCAATCCCCCATGCCCATACCAGACTAAGTACTGATGTATGCCTCATTACAAAGATATTCTTTCTGAAATCAGAGATATTATTTTCAACCTTAGCTATGCCCATGGTTAATCACTAATATTACGtcacaagagaaaataatagtCTTCTAAAATTTCTTCAAACAATAATGGGatttattgttaaatatttgACAGCATCACTGTAACtcatatttctgtaaaaattatgGTATTTGCATGCTGCATTAGGTATTTTTCTATTATGAAGCCAGTCATGAAATAGTGAGAATAGACACAGTTGAAACTAAATGTACAAAgtctaagaaaataattttgccctTTACCCATCTCCATTGTAGTTTATATAATGCACATGTACTGAGATCTTTCCTATTCTTTTAGTAGCATTACCAGTGTGTTTCACTGTCTGTCATTGCTACATATGCACTTAATCATAtgtcttcctttcttttagctgtttaaaaagaaacctttcAGACTAACCTCATATTTAGAACATACAAGAATCGGTAGGAGATCACTCCAGAGCTCGTAGAGTAGCAGAATCACAGTAGTTCTGTTCTACATGCCTGATACAACTTTCTTTTGTAAATATCATTAGACATATTGCAGGTGGGCACATATTCAgtaaacaaagagaagaaaataaaggaagaagagaaaaaaaaagggtggggGGGAAGCTGTATATGATTTGTTTGTCAGCTCACTCAAATTGCTTTTCATTGCTTCACAATCAGACAGATTG
The sequence above is drawn from the Parus major isolate Abel chromosome 2, Parus_major1.1, whole genome shotgun sequence genome and encodes:
- the VSTM2A gene encoding V-set and transmembrane domain-containing protein 2A isoform X2, producing MMGIFLAYIGFIFFSVMYIQQGFSTQAKFTEFPRNVTATEGQNVEMSCAFQSGSTSVYLEIQWWFLRAAEDQEAGAEVTGTQVELLPERDLDSDGTKISTVKVQGNDISHKLQISKVRKKDEGLYECRVTDANYGDLQEYKAQAFLKVNANSHSRRMQAFEASPMWLQDMKPRKNISAAVPSSIHNSANQRVRATSSPEAAAKIPKQSPQSGARIATSHGLSVLLLVCGFVKGALL
- the VSTM2A gene encoding V-set and transmembrane domain-containing protein 2A isoform X1; amino-acid sequence: MMGIFLAYIGFIFFSVMYIQQGFSTQAKFTEFPRNVTATEGQNVEMSCAFQSGSTSVYLEIQWWFLRAAEDQEAGAEVTGTQVELLPERDLDSDGTKISTVKVQGNDISHKLQISKVRKKDEGLYECRVTDANYGDLQEYKAQAFLKVNANSHSRRMQAFEASPMWLQDMKPRKNISAAVPSSIHNSANQRVRATSSPEAAAKIPKQSPQSAKSKSPVKSTERTAKLTLTSNHHSAPNVL
- the VSTM2A gene encoding V-set and transmembrane domain-containing protein 2A isoform X3 gives rise to the protein MMGIFLAYIGFIFFSVMYIQQGFSTQAKFTEFPRNVTATEGQNVEMSCAFQSGSTSVYLEIQWWFLRAAEDQEAGAEVTGTQVELLPERDLDSDGTKISTVKVQGNDISHKLQISKVRKKDEGLYECRVTDANYGDLQEYKAQAFLKVNANSHSRRMQAFEASPMWLQDMKPRKNISAAVPSSIHNSANQRVRATSSPEAAAKIPKQSPQSVHAKTFMGTRANLAS